The proteins below come from a single Kitasatospora sp. NBC_00315 genomic window:
- a CDS encoding adenosylmethionine--8-amino-7-oxononanoate transaminase has product MAQLSPQSLLALDRAHVWHPYGPMPGTATPYVVESASGVRLRLAEPAGGHRELVDGMSSWWAAIHGYGHPVLDEAVRDQLGRMSHVMFGGLTHEPAVRLATTLVEITPEPLRHVFLADSGSVAVEVAMKMCLQYWQSVGRPRKRRLLTWRGGYHGDTFHPMSVCDPDGGMHQLWGGVLPRQLFAAEPPAGFDAPLDEAYAASLAELVERHADELAAVIVEPVVQGAGGMRFHSPAYLRLLRELCDEHGVLLVFDEIATGFGRTGELFAAGHAGVAPDVMCLGKALTGGYLTMAATLCTTGIADGISRGAVPVLAHGPTFMGNPLAAAVANASVGLLLGQDWQVGVKRLESGLTTGLADAAEVPGVADVRVLGAIGVVQLDHPVDVRAATEAAAREGVWLRPFRDLIYTMPPYVTGDEDLARICAGVTAAAVAG; this is encoded by the coding sequence GTGGCCCAGCTCTCCCCGCAGTCCCTGCTCGCACTCGACCGGGCGCACGTCTGGCACCCCTACGGGCCGATGCCCGGCACCGCGACCCCGTACGTGGTGGAGTCCGCCTCCGGCGTCCGGCTGCGGCTGGCCGAGCCGGCGGGCGGGCACCGGGAACTCGTCGACGGGATGTCCTCCTGGTGGGCGGCGATCCACGGGTACGGGCACCCGGTGCTGGACGAGGCGGTGCGCGACCAGCTGGGCCGGATGAGCCACGTGATGTTCGGCGGGCTCACCCACGAGCCCGCCGTGCGGCTCGCGACGACGCTGGTGGAGATCACGCCGGAGCCGCTGCGGCACGTCTTCCTGGCCGACTCGGGATCGGTGGCCGTCGAGGTCGCGATGAAGATGTGCCTCCAGTACTGGCAGTCGGTGGGCCGGCCGCGGAAGCGGCGGCTGCTGACCTGGCGCGGCGGCTACCACGGCGACACGTTCCACCCGATGTCCGTGTGCGACCCGGACGGCGGGATGCACCAGCTCTGGGGCGGAGTGCTGCCGCGCCAGCTGTTCGCGGCCGAGCCGCCCGCCGGGTTCGACGCGCCCCTGGACGAGGCGTACGCCGCCTCGCTCGCCGAGCTGGTCGAACGCCATGCGGACGAACTGGCGGCGGTGATCGTCGAGCCGGTGGTGCAGGGCGCGGGCGGCATGCGCTTCCACTCCCCCGCGTACCTGCGGCTGCTGCGGGAGCTCTGCGACGAACACGGCGTGCTGCTGGTGTTCGACGAGATCGCCACCGGCTTCGGCCGCACCGGCGAGCTGTTCGCCGCCGGGCACGCCGGGGTCGCACCGGACGTGATGTGCCTGGGCAAGGCGCTGACCGGCGGCTATCTGACGATGGCGGCCACCCTGTGCACCACCGGGATCGCGGACGGGATCAGCCGCGGCGCCGTGCCGGTGCTGGCGCACGGGCCGACCTTCATGGGCAACCCGCTCGCGGCGGCCGTCGCCAACGCCTCGGTCGGGCTGCTGCTCGGCCAGGACTGGCAGGTCGGGGTGAAGCGGCTGGAGTCCGGCCTGACGACGGGCCTGGCGGACGCGGCCGAGGTCCCGGGCGTGGCCGACGTCCGGGTGCTCGGCGCGATCGGGGTCGTCCAGCTGGACCACCCCGTCGACGTCCGGGCGGCGACCGAGGCGGCGGCGCGCGAGGGCGTCTGGCTGCGGCCGTTCCGCGATCTGATCTACACCATGCCGCCCTACGTGACCGGGGACGAGGACCTCGCGCGGATCTGCGCGGGTGTCACGGCGGCGGCGGTGGCGGGATGA
- a CDS encoding GNAT family N-acetyltransferase, with protein sequence MSEPKIRTATVDEVPALLEFWARAAEGTSITDDPDGLARLITRDGDALIVAELGGVVVGTVIAGWDGWRCHLYRLAVDPGHRRRGIGAALLAAAERRFAALGGRRADAMVLDHNELGQRTWTSGGYAPEPQWSRWVKPLSG encoded by the coding sequence ATGAGTGAGCCGAAGATCCGTACCGCGACCGTCGACGAGGTCCCCGCCCTGCTGGAGTTCTGGGCCCGGGCGGCCGAGGGGACGAGCATCACGGACGACCCGGACGGGCTCGCCCGGCTGATCACCAGGGACGGGGACGCGCTGATCGTCGCCGAGCTCGGCGGCGTCGTGGTCGGCACGGTGATCGCCGGCTGGGACGGCTGGCGCTGTCACCTCTACCGCCTCGCCGTCGACCCCGGGCACCGCCGCCGGGGTATCGGCGCCGCCCTGCTGGCCGCCGCCGAACGACGCTTCGCCGCCCTCGGCGGGCGCCGGGCCGACGCGATGGTGCTCGACCACAACGAGCTCGGGCAGCGCACCTGGACGAGCGGCGGCTACGCGCCCGAGCCGCAGTGGAGCCGCTGGGTCAAGCCGCTGAGCGGCTGA
- the bioB gene encoding biotin synthase BioB, which yields MDLLDTLTAKGLRRELPTREEALAVLATTDDELLDVVAAAGRVRRQWFGRRVKLNYLVNLKSGLCPEDCSYCSQRLGSKAEILKYTWLKPEQAAEAAAAGLAGGAKRVCLVASGRGPTDRDIDRVADTIAAIKDANEAVEVCACLGLLSDNQAERLKAAGADAYNHNLNTSESTYGEITSTHTYADRVDTVNKAHGAGLSACSGLIAGMGESDADLVDVVFALRELDSDSVPVNFLIPFEGTPLAKEWNLTPQRCLRILAMVRFVCPDVEVRIAGGREVHLRSMQPLGLHIANSIFLGDYLTSEGQAGQADLDMIADAGFEIEGAGQVTLPRHRADAAAAAAAAAGPCGSAGDSCGSAAPEGSAHACGSGGGCGPCGGHGPAEEAEAAADEVRSDLVRVRRRGAGTELAPNA from the coding sequence ATGGATCTGCTCGACACCCTCACCGCCAAGGGCCTGCGCCGGGAACTCCCCACCCGGGAGGAGGCCCTCGCCGTTCTCGCCACCACCGACGACGAGCTGCTGGACGTGGTCGCGGCCGCCGGGCGGGTACGCCGGCAGTGGTTCGGCCGCCGGGTCAAGCTCAACTACCTGGTGAACCTCAAGAGCGGCCTCTGCCCCGAGGACTGCTCGTACTGTTCGCAGCGGCTCGGCTCCAAGGCGGAGATCCTCAAGTACACCTGGCTGAAGCCGGAGCAGGCCGCCGAGGCCGCCGCCGCCGGGCTCGCGGGCGGCGCCAAGCGGGTCTGCCTGGTCGCCAGCGGGCGCGGCCCGACCGACCGGGACATCGACCGGGTGGCGGACACCATCGCCGCGATCAAGGACGCCAACGAGGCCGTCGAGGTCTGCGCCTGCCTCGGCCTGCTCTCGGACAACCAGGCCGAGCGGTTGAAGGCGGCCGGCGCCGACGCGTACAACCACAACCTCAACACCTCCGAGAGCACGTACGGCGAGATCACCAGCACCCACACCTACGCGGACCGCGTGGACACGGTGAACAAGGCGCACGGCGCCGGTCTGTCCGCCTGCTCGGGCCTGATCGCGGGCATGGGCGAGAGCGACGCGGACCTGGTGGACGTGGTGTTCGCGCTGCGCGAGCTGGACTCGGACTCCGTGCCGGTCAACTTCCTGATCCCCTTCGAGGGCACCCCGCTCGCCAAGGAGTGGAACCTCACCCCGCAGCGCTGCCTGCGGATCCTGGCCATGGTGCGGTTCGTCTGCCCGGACGTCGAGGTGCGGATCGCGGGCGGCCGCGAGGTGCACCTGCGTTCGATGCAGCCGCTCGGGCTGCACATCGCGAACTCGATCTTCCTCGGCGACTACCTCACCAGTGAGGGCCAGGCCGGGCAGGCCGACCTCGACATGATCGCGGACGCGGGCTTCGAGATCGAGGGCGCCGGCCAGGTGACGCTGCCTCGGCACCGCGCGGACGCGGCGGCCGCGGCGGCCGCGGCGGCCGGCCCGTGCGGCTCGGCGGGCGACTCGTGCGGGTCGGCGGCGCCGGAGGGCTCGGCCCACGCCTGCGGCTCCGGCGGCGGCTGCGGCCCCTGCGGCGGTCACGGCCCGGCCGAGGAGGCCGAGGCGGCGGCCGACGAGGTGCGCAGCGACCTGGTCCGGGTGCGGCGCCGGGGTGCCGGCACCGAGCTGGCGCCCAACGCCTGA
- a CDS encoding Rrf2 family transcriptional regulator, whose translation MHISAKADYAARALVELARDTARPLTCESIASSQEIPFRFLKSVVGDLRRAGLVRSQRGCEGGYWLGRPAEEISLLDVMRAVDGGLITLRGEPLAELDYPAPAQGLPDVWRAVEDSAAEILGRVTISALVGGDGPGAPAARRRTDVLV comes from the coding sequence ATGCATATTTCCGCGAAGGCGGACTACGCCGCGCGGGCCCTGGTCGAACTCGCCCGCGACACGGCCCGTCCGCTCACCTGCGAGAGCATCGCCTCCTCCCAGGAGATCCCGTTCCGCTTCCTGAAGTCCGTGGTCGGCGACCTGCGCCGGGCGGGCCTGGTGCGCAGTCAACGCGGCTGCGAGGGCGGCTACTGGCTCGGCCGGCCGGCCGAGGAGATCAGCCTGCTCGACGTGATGCGCGCGGTCGACGGCGGCTTGATCACCCTGCGCGGCGAGCCGCTGGCCGAACTCGACTACCCCGCACCGGCCCAGGGCCTGCCCGACGTGTGGCGCGCGGTCGAGGACAGCGCCGCCGAGATCCTCGGCCGGGTCACCATCTCCGCCCTGGTGGGCGGAGACGGCCCCGGGGCGCCGGCCGCCCGGAGACGGACGGACGTCCTGGTATGA
- the bioD gene encoding dethiobiotin synthase produces MTARVVFVTGTGTDVGKTVATAAVTAVALAAGRRVAVLKPGQTGVAPGEAGDADEVVRLARGRGGAHAVTVRELARYPEPLAPDTAARRSGLPTVGPEQVADAVADLATSHDLVLVEGAGGLLVRYDERGHTLADMVLATAARGLGAEILLVAAAGLGTLNVTALTAQALRARGLGTLGVVIGAWPAEADLAACCNLADLPSVAGAPLLGALPEGAGGAADFPALARAALAPQLGGHWDAAAFTAAHQVPLP; encoded by the coding sequence ATGACCGCGCGGGTGGTGTTCGTGACCGGCACCGGGACGGACGTCGGCAAGACGGTGGCCACCGCGGCGGTCACCGCCGTGGCGCTGGCCGCCGGGCGGCGGGTCGCCGTGCTCAAGCCCGGTCAGACCGGCGTCGCCCCGGGCGAGGCGGGAGACGCCGACGAGGTCGTACGGCTCGCCCGCGGGAGGGGTGGGGCCCACGCGGTGACCGTCCGCGAGCTGGCCCGGTACCCCGAGCCGCTGGCCCCGGACACCGCGGCGCGCCGCAGCGGACTGCCGACGGTCGGCCCCGAGCAGGTGGCGGACGCGGTGGCCGACCTTGCGACCTCGCACGACCTGGTGCTGGTCGAGGGCGCCGGCGGTCTGCTGGTGCGCTACGACGAGCGGGGCCACACCCTCGCGGACATGGTGCTCGCCACCGCGGCCCGGGGGCTCGGAGCGGAGATCCTGCTGGTGGCGGCGGCCGGACTGGGCACGCTGAACGTCACCGCGCTGACGGCGCAGGCGCTGCGCGCCCGGGGGCTGGGCACACTGGGCGTGGTGATCGGCGCCTGGCCGGCCGAGGCCGACCTCGCCGCCTGCTGCAACCTGGCGGACCTGCCCTCGGTGGCCGGGGCGCCGCTGCTCGGCGCGCTGCCCGAGGGAGCGGGCGGCGCCGCCGACTTCCCGGCCCTCGCCCGTGCGGCGCTCGCCCCGCAGCTCGGCGGCCACTGGGACGCGGCCGCCTTCACCGCCGCGCACCAGGTGCCGCTGCCCTGA
- a CDS encoding ABC transporter substrate-binding protein: MNAPLTTGSTLARRSFLGLGLGAGAALALAACGSATPTTAGGAAGGTLKWGWALPTSWDPVFSSAGWDVHDLSLVYAGLTKLDEKGDAVPALATGWTYSPDGTAVTFALRPGLTFSDGTPLDASAVKKSLDRGRTDPKSLVAPQLVHIKEIAAPDPATVVLTLTQADYQLPNLLAGKTGMIVSPKAFEGDAAALASRPVGAGPFTLSSYTQNAKAVLKRNPGYWDAASIKLDGFEIYPLPDASTVVAALQSGQYDVAQIPGSQVAAAKAAGLEVQVIPSLVVAVLDINPTKAPFDNPLVVQALKHAVDREALLKTQQFGYGEVSYQPFPKGYVGYDAGSADLFPHDPAKARELLAQAGHPDGVDLTITTTAAQGLPEQLQAQLKEVGIRTTIEVVPAAQATQIIYIQHSRALFTDQFAGRDSAPQAFQVLFGEQGLMNPGRSTPPELKQAVDLVSRTPLDSPEYARNLQAATALAVRTMPNVFLHTVPRILARRKAVSAIPEFTVVQRFEGVTAS; the protein is encoded by the coding sequence ATGAACGCCCCCCTCACGACCGGTTCGACGCTCGCCAGACGCTCCTTCCTCGGCCTCGGCCTCGGCGCCGGCGCGGCCCTCGCCCTCGCCGCGTGCGGCTCCGCCACCCCCACCACGGCCGGCGGCGCCGCCGGCGGAACCCTCAAGTGGGGCTGGGCGCTGCCCACTTCCTGGGATCCGGTCTTCTCCTCGGCGGGCTGGGACGTTCACGACCTCTCGCTGGTCTACGCGGGCCTCACCAAGCTGGACGAGAAGGGCGACGCCGTCCCCGCCCTCGCCACCGGCTGGACGTACAGCCCGGACGGCACCGCCGTCACCTTCGCGCTCCGCCCGGGGCTGACCTTCAGCGACGGCACCCCGCTCGACGCCTCGGCGGTCAAGAAGAGCCTGGATCGGGGCCGCACCGATCCCAAGTCGCTGGTCGCACCGCAACTCGTGCACATCAAGGAGATCGCCGCCCCCGACCCGGCCACCGTGGTGCTGACGCTCACCCAGGCCGACTACCAGCTGCCGAACCTGCTGGCCGGCAAGACCGGCATGATCGTCAGCCCGAAGGCCTTCGAGGGCGACGCGGCCGCTCTCGCCTCCCGCCCGGTGGGCGCCGGGCCGTTCACCCTCAGCTCGTACACCCAGAACGCCAAGGCCGTGCTGAAGCGCAACCCCGGCTACTGGGACGCCGCGAGCATCAAGCTGGACGGCTTCGAGATCTATCCGCTCCCGGACGCCTCCACCGTGGTCGCCGCGCTCCAGTCGGGCCAGTACGACGTCGCCCAGATCCCCGGCAGCCAGGTGGCCGCGGCCAAGGCGGCCGGGCTGGAGGTCCAGGTCATCCCGTCCCTGGTGGTCGCGGTGCTCGACATCAACCCCACCAAGGCGCCCTTCGACAACCCGCTGGTGGTCCAGGCGCTCAAGCACGCGGTCGACCGTGAAGCCCTGCTCAAGACCCAGCAGTTCGGCTACGGCGAGGTCAGCTACCAGCCCTTCCCGAAGGGCTACGTCGGCTACGACGCCGGCTCCGCCGACCTCTTCCCGCACGACCCGGCCAAGGCCAGGGAGCTGCTGGCCCAGGCGGGGCACCCGGACGGCGTCGACCTGACGATCACGACCACGGCCGCACAGGGCCTGCCCGAACAGCTCCAGGCGCAGCTGAAGGAGGTCGGGATCCGGACCACCATCGAGGTCGTCCCGGCGGCCCAGGCCACCCAGATCATCTACATCCAGCACTCCCGCGCCCTGTTCACCGACCAGTTCGCGGGCCGGGACTCCGCCCCGCAGGCCTTCCAGGTGCTCTTCGGCGAGCAGGGGCTGATGAATCCGGGCCGCAGCACGCCCCCCGAGCTCAAGCAGGCCGTCGACCTGGTCTCCCGGACCCCGCTGGACTCCCCCGAGTACGCGAGGAACCTCCAGGCCGCCACCGCGCTGGCCGTCCGCACCATGCCCAACGTCTTCCTGCACACCGTGCCGCGGATCCTGGCCCGCCGCAAGGCCGTCTCGGCCATCCCGGAGTTCACGGTGGTCCAGCGCTTCGAGGGGGTGACCGCCTCGTGA
- a CDS encoding DsbA family protein — MTTAPPGPGSPTATVSSDAAAAPGADGGAEERPVGLEVVEFTDPLCPWAWGSDPKLRRLRDLLAGRAHWRPVYGMLFDEEEDDPAPDPAAETAWYAGYVADISRHTGAPHAARLGWVAASSRPASLAAVAAVRQGPSVAAAVLRRLRESAFVLGEPADTPQRVLTALHGLPGLEPDLLRIDMTDRRLMARLTADRAEARAPVSEVRGLRGSGPHPGAAKEAGDGCRYALPTLLFLGPAGRRVVPGWRPLEEYLAAARAVAPRLRLRADGALPDADQALELHLSLTRADVELFTADRRPPARGIRVESGNGPLWLHPAYAAGHPALTARPAAGR; from the coding sequence ATGACCACCGCTCCGCCCGGCCCCGGCTCCCCGACGGCCACCGTGAGCTCCGACGCGGCAGCCGCCCCGGGCGCCGACGGGGGTGCCGAGGAGCGACCGGTCGGGCTGGAGGTGGTGGAGTTCACCGACCCGCTCTGTCCCTGGGCCTGGGGCTCCGACCCCAAGCTCCGCAGGCTCCGTGACCTGCTGGCCGGCCGGGCCCACTGGCGCCCGGTGTACGGGATGCTGTTCGACGAGGAGGAGGACGATCCGGCTCCCGATCCGGCCGCCGAGACCGCCTGGTACGCCGGCTACGTCGCGGACATCAGCCGGCACACCGGTGCACCGCACGCCGCCCGGCTCGGCTGGGTGGCGGCCAGTAGCCGGCCGGCCTCGCTCGCGGCGGTGGCGGCGGTCCGGCAGGGCCCCTCGGTGGCGGCCGCGGTCCTGCGCCGGCTGCGTGAGAGCGCCTTCGTCCTGGGCGAGCCGGCCGACACCCCGCAGCGGGTGCTGACCGCACTCCATGGTCTGCCCGGCCTCGAACCCGACCTCCTGCGAATCGACATGACGGATCGTCGGCTCATGGCGCGACTGACCGCCGACCGGGCGGAGGCCCGGGCGCCGGTGTCCGAGGTGCGGGGCCTGCGGGGCTCCGGACCGCATCCGGGCGCGGCCAAGGAGGCCGGCGACGGCTGCCGCTACGCCCTGCCGACCCTGCTCTTCCTCGGTCCCGCGGGGCGCCGGGTCGTGCCGGGCTGGCGCCCGCTGGAGGAGTACCTCGCCGCGGCCCGGGCGGTGGCCCCGCGGCTGCGCCTGCGGGCCGACGGCGCGCTGCCGGACGCCGACCAGGCGCTGGAGCTCCACCTCAGCCTGACCAGGGCCGATGTGGAGCTGTTCACGGCCGACCGCCGGCCCCCCGCGCGGGGGATCCGGGTCGAGAGCGGGAACGGACCGCTCTGGCTGCACCCGGCGTACGCGGCAGGGCACCCGGCTCTCACCGCCCGACCGGCGGCGGGCCGTTGA
- a CDS encoding cupin domain-containing protein, giving the protein MTSAEHPHTHADEPGERRPTTVAGTGFHPHLPDRPHQEAPLAARLHHIRAGELDGDTAQTGGMRRFAGISGQTVGSETLWMGQTHVAPATSSGDHHHGDSETAIYVASGHPVFVFADDSSGEVEEVRLEAGPGDYIFVPPFVPHREENPDPHEEAVVVIARSTQEAIVVNLPNLLPLGRD; this is encoded by the coding sequence ATGACCTCAGCAGAGCACCCGCACACCCACGCCGACGAGCCCGGCGAGCGGCGGCCCACCACCGTGGCCGGCACCGGCTTCCACCCGCACCTGCCGGACCGCCCGCACCAGGAGGCCCCGCTGGCGGCCAGGTTGCACCACATCCGGGCGGGCGAGCTGGACGGTGACACCGCGCAGACCGGCGGCATGCGGCGGTTCGCGGGGATCAGCGGCCAGACGGTGGGCTCCGAGACGCTCTGGATGGGCCAGACCCATGTCGCCCCCGCCACCTCCTCGGGTGACCACCACCACGGCGACTCCGAGACCGCGATCTACGTGGCCTCCGGGCACCCGGTGTTCGTCTTCGCGGACGACTCCTCCGGCGAGGTCGAGGAGGTCCGCCTGGAGGCGGGACCGGGGGACTACATCTTCGTCCCGCCGTTCGTCCCCCACCGCGAGGAGAACCCGGATCCGCACGAGGAGGCCGTGGTGGTGATCGCCCGCAGCACCCAGGAGGCGATCGTGGTCAACCTCCCCAACCTCCTTCCACTCGGCCGGGACTGA
- a CDS encoding methyltransferase translates to MPNQTHVLHQGNTTGSDPAFVRASTSAAPVPFVPEIRLNMAQDAITLWEATEVARGEIGLPPPFWAFAWAGGVAVARYVLDHPDLVAGRTVLDLAAGSGLVGIAAALAGAASVRAAEIDAYAVAAIGINAAVNAVRVDAALEDVLDGDGAGAEVVLAGDVFYERTMAARFLPFLERARARGALVIVGDPGRAYLPRERFLPLAAYEVPVVADLEDAALKTTTVWKLAPAP, encoded by the coding sequence ATGCCGAACCAGACGCACGTCCTCCATCAGGGCAACACCACCGGGTCGGACCCGGCCTTCGTGCGGGCGTCGACCAGTGCGGCGCCGGTGCCCTTCGTGCCCGAGATCCGGCTGAACATGGCGCAGGACGCGATCACCCTCTGGGAGGCCACCGAGGTCGCCCGCGGCGAGATCGGCCTGCCGCCCCCGTTCTGGGCCTTCGCGTGGGCCGGCGGCGTGGCCGTCGCCCGGTACGTGCTCGACCACCCCGACCTGGTGGCGGGCCGGACGGTGCTCGACCTGGCGGCCGGATCGGGCCTGGTCGGGATCGCGGCCGCGCTCGCCGGGGCGGCGTCGGTACGGGCCGCCGAGATCGACGCCTACGCGGTGGCGGCGATCGGGATCAACGCCGCGGTGAACGCGGTCCGGGTCGACGCCGCGCTGGAGGACGTCCTCGACGGTGACGGCGCCGGCGCGGAGGTGGTGCTGGCCGGGGACGTGTTCTACGAGCGGACGATGGCGGCCCGCTTCCTGCCGTTCCTGGAGCGGGCGCGGGCCCGGGGAGCCCTGGTGATCGTCGGTGATCCGGGCCGGGCGTACCTGCCGCGCGAGCGCTTCCTGCCGCTGGCGGCCTACGAGGTCCCCGTGGTGGCCGACCTGGAGGACGCCGCGCTCAAGACCACCACCGTCTGGAAGCTCGCCCCGGCCCCCTGA